From one Pedobacter faecalis genomic stretch:
- a CDS encoding glycosyltransferase family protein, with translation MKILYAVQGTGNGHLSRAMDIVPLLREMGEVDVLVSGIQGDLELPFPVRYKLKGMSFIFGKTGGVNLWKTIVKADLRALRSAIRSLPVHEYDLIINDFEPVSAWACYFQNKPCIGLSHQAAVIAPNAPKASHADPTGRLILNNYAPASVHYGFHFERYNKNVFTPVIRQAVREKELKDKSYYTVYLPAYDDERLIKQLTVYKNVQWEVFSKHNKKSRVVKNVSIQPVNSEKFTASMAMSTGVLCGAGFETPAEALFMKKKLLVIPMKGQYEQHLNAAALMEMGVPVMKSLKSKHSDVLSAWLESNDRITVDYPDETRNILETIVARHG, from the coding sequence ATGAAGATACTTTATGCCGTGCAGGGCACGGGCAACGGTCATTTGAGCCGGGCAATGGATATTGTTCCGCTCCTTCGTGAGATGGGAGAGGTGGATGTATTGGTCAGCGGCATTCAGGGCGATCTGGAACTTCCCTTTCCTGTCCGATACAAATTAAAAGGCATGAGCTTTATTTTCGGAAAGACAGGCGGCGTAAATCTGTGGAAAACCATCGTAAAAGCCGATCTGCGCGCCCTGAGAAGCGCCATCCGATCCCTTCCGGTTCACGAGTATGACCTCATTATAAATGATTTTGAACCCGTTTCTGCCTGGGCCTGCTACTTCCAGAACAAACCATGTATCGGCCTGAGTCACCAGGCGGCGGTTATCGCACCAAATGCGCCGAAAGCTTCGCATGCCGATCCTACGGGCAGGTTGATCCTGAATAACTACGCGCCAGCCAGCGTGCACTATGGATTCCATTTTGAGCGATACAATAAGAATGTTTTCACCCCTGTGATCAGGCAAGCAGTGCGTGAGAAGGAGTTGAAAGATAAGAGCTACTATACAGTATATCTGCCCGCTTACGATGATGAACGCCTGATAAAGCAGCTTACGGTCTATAAGAATGTGCAGTGGGAGGTGTTTTCCAAACACAACAAAAAAAGCCGCGTTGTTAAGAATGTAAGTATCCAGCCGGTGAATTCTGAAAAGTTTACGGCCAGTATGGCCATGTCGACAGGCGTACTATGCGGCGCAGGTTTTGAGACGCCGGCAGAAGCGCTGTTTATGAAAAAAAAGCTGCTGGTGATTCCTATGAAAGGCCAATATGAACAGCATTTAAATGCAGCGGCGCTGATGGAAATGGGGGTTCCGGTTATGAAGAGCCTCAAGAGCAAACATAGTGACGTACTCAGTGCCTGGCTTGAAAGCAATGATCGGATAACGGTCGACTACCCTGATGAGACGAGAAATATTTTGGAAACTATAGTAGCCAGACATGGATGA
- the metH gene encoding methionine synthase: MNIREELEKRILIIDGAMGTMIQRYTLTEEDFRGERFKDHPCDVKGNNDLLNITRPDIIKAIHTEYLKAGTDIIETNTFSTQRISLADYQMEELDYELSFEGAKIAKEAANEFMAANPERKCFVAGAIGPTNRTLSISPDVNDPGFRAISFDELVDAYDRQVRGLVDGGADVLLIETIFDTLNAKAAIFSIKKYEAEIGRKIEIMISGTITDASGRTLSGQTAEAFLNSVMHAKPLSIGFNCALGAKDMRPHIEELSAKAGCYVSAYPNAGLPNEFGAYDETPHETAHLVEDFIQHGFVNIVGGCCGTTPDHIGCIAEKAKGIAPRKIPQIQPYMRLSGLEPVTITPESIFVNIGERTNITGSPKFSKLILSGDFEAALSVARQQVEGGAQVIDVNMDEGMIDSEAAMTKFLNLIASEPDISKLPIMVDSSKWTVIEAGLKCLQGKGIVNSISLKEGEDKFRESARKIMTYGAAVVVMAFDERGQADNYERRIEICKRSYDILVNEIGFPAEDIIFDPNILTVATGLEEHNNYAVDFINATRWIKENLPYAKVSGGVSNISFSFRGNNTVREAMHSAFLYHAIKAGLDMGIVNAGMLEVYQEIPPELLEMVEDVLLNRRDDATERLVEYAETIKSKGKEVVRDETWRRGTVEERLSHALVKGIIEYLDADVEEARQKYDRPIQVIEGPLMDGMNIVGDLFGAGKMFLPQVVKSARVMKKAVAYLLPFIEQEKLANPDQDQNSSAGRVLMATVKGDVHDIGKNIVGVVLACNNFEIVDMGVMVPAQDIIKKAREINADIIGLSGLITPSLDEMVHFAKEMEREGFSIPLIIGGATTSRIHVAVKVAPNYSGPAIHVLDASRSVTVCSTLMNQDTRDDYIAGIKAEYEKAREAHLNKRPDKRYKTLEEAREGSFKLDLDQVATAPRFLGTKVFEDYPLEDLVPYIDWTPFFHTWELRGSYPRILEDEVVGDEAKKLFEDAQLLLRRIVDEKLLAAKAVIGFWLANAVGDDIVLNVDGEEVVIHTLRQQAEKADGQPYYALSDFIAPKSTGIQDYFGGFALTAGIGCDELVASFEANHDDYNSIMAKALADRLAEAFAERMHELVRKDYWGYANEESFSNEELIKEEYVGIRPAPGYPACPEHTEKGTLFSLLEAENKIGLRLTESYAMHPTAAVSGFYFAHPQSRYFGLGKITRDQVEDYAVRKGMTTEEAERWLGPNLAY, encoded by the coding sequence ATGAATATTAGAGAAGAACTAGAGAAACGTATTTTAATTATCGACGGTGCGATGGGCACCATGATCCAGCGATATACCCTGACTGAGGAAGATTTCCGGGGGGAACGTTTCAAGGATCACCCCTGTGATGTAAAAGGTAATAATGACCTGCTCAACATCACCCGGCCCGACATCATTAAGGCCATCCATACCGAATATCTTAAAGCCGGTACGGACATTATTGAAACCAATACTTTCAGCACGCAGCGCATCTCTCTGGCCGATTACCAGATGGAGGAGCTCGACTATGAACTAAGCTTCGAGGGGGCTAAAATTGCCAAGGAAGCGGCCAATGAGTTTATGGCGGCAAATCCGGAGCGCAAGTGCTTTGTGGCCGGTGCCATTGGCCCGACCAACCGGACGCTATCCATTTCACCTGATGTGAACGACCCTGGGTTCAGGGCCATTAGTTTTGACGAACTTGTAGATGCGTATGACAGGCAGGTACGGGGACTGGTAGACGGGGGCGCCGACGTATTGTTGATTGAGACGATATTTGACACGCTGAACGCTAAGGCGGCGATTTTTTCTATAAAGAAATATGAAGCGGAAATTGGCCGCAAGATAGAGATCATGATATCCGGAACCATTACAGATGCTTCAGGGAGAACCCTGAGCGGACAAACCGCTGAGGCCTTTCTGAATTCGGTAATGCATGCTAAACCTTTAAGTATAGGGTTTAACTGTGCGCTTGGCGCAAAAGACATGCGTCCGCATATTGAGGAGCTTTCAGCTAAGGCGGGCTGTTATGTTTCTGCCTATCCGAACGCCGGACTCCCGAATGAATTTGGGGCGTACGACGAGACACCGCATGAAACTGCTCACCTGGTTGAGGATTTCATACAACATGGTTTTGTGAACATTGTGGGTGGTTGCTGCGGCACCACGCCCGACCATATCGGCTGCATTGCTGAAAAAGCAAAAGGCATTGCCCCGCGAAAAATCCCTCAGATCCAACCGTACATGAGGCTTAGCGGGTTGGAACCTGTTACGATTACACCAGAAAGCATTTTCGTTAACATTGGCGAGCGCACAAACATCACGGGATCACCTAAGTTTTCCAAACTCATCCTGAGTGGTGATTTTGAAGCGGCCTTGTCGGTAGCCCGCCAGCAAGTGGAAGGCGGCGCCCAGGTTATTGACGTGAACATGGACGAAGGAATGATCGACTCTGAAGCAGCCATGACGAAGTTCCTGAACCTGATCGCTTCGGAACCGGACATATCAAAGTTGCCGATCATGGTCGACTCCTCGAAATGGACGGTTATAGAAGCCGGACTAAAATGCTTGCAAGGCAAGGGCATTGTGAATTCCATCTCTTTGAAAGAGGGCGAGGATAAATTCCGGGAAAGTGCCCGGAAGATCATGACGTATGGTGCGGCTGTGGTAGTGATGGCTTTTGATGAACGGGGACAGGCCGACAATTATGAAAGAAGGATCGAGATCTGTAAGAGATCTTACGACATACTGGTTAACGAAATTGGCTTCCCCGCTGAGGACATCATTTTCGACCCGAACATTCTGACGGTGGCGACGGGCCTGGAGGAGCATAACAATTATGCGGTCGACTTCATTAACGCAACGCGCTGGATTAAAGAAAACCTCCCTTATGCTAAGGTTAGCGGTGGGGTTTCCAATATATCCTTCTCATTTAGAGGCAACAACACTGTAAGGGAAGCCATGCATTCTGCTTTTCTCTATCATGCCATAAAAGCGGGGCTTGATATGGGCATTGTGAATGCCGGTATGCTTGAGGTGTATCAGGAGATTCCGCCTGAACTGCTTGAAATGGTAGAGGACGTTCTTCTGAACCGGCGGGATGACGCCACGGAACGGTTGGTAGAATACGCTGAAACCATTAAATCGAAAGGCAAAGAGGTGGTGCGCGATGAAACCTGGCGCAGAGGAACGGTAGAAGAGCGCTTGTCGCACGCCCTTGTTAAAGGGATTATCGAGTACCTGGATGCCGATGTAGAGGAAGCCCGGCAGAAATATGACCGCCCGATTCAGGTGATAGAAGGTCCGCTGATGGACGGTATGAATATTGTCGGCGACCTCTTTGGCGCTGGAAAAATGTTTTTGCCCCAGGTGGTAAAGTCGGCCCGTGTAATGAAAAAAGCTGTGGCTTACCTGCTCCCGTTCATTGAACAGGAAAAGCTTGCCAACCCGGATCAGGATCAGAATTCCTCGGCCGGAAGGGTGCTGATGGCGACTGTTAAAGGCGATGTGCACGACATTGGAAAAAATATAGTTGGTGTAGTGCTTGCCTGCAACAACTTTGAGATTGTTGATATGGGTGTGATGGTGCCTGCACAGGACATTATCAAAAAGGCCAGAGAGATCAACGCAGATATTATCGGTCTGAGTGGCTTGATAACGCCTTCTTTAGATGAGATGGTCCATTTTGCCAAGGAGATGGAGCGCGAAGGGTTTTCGATTCCGCTGATTATTGGCGGGGCAACCACCTCGCGTATCCACGTAGCCGTAAAGGTGGCACCAAACTACTCCGGCCCTGCTATCCACGTCCTCGATGCGTCTAGAAGTGTGACCGTATGCAGCACGCTGATGAACCAGGACACGCGTGACGATTATATAGCAGGCATTAAAGCTGAATATGAGAAGGCCCGTGAAGCACATTTGAATAAGCGGCCTGACAAACGGTATAAGACCTTAGAGGAAGCACGTGAGGGTAGTTTCAAATTGGATCTGGATCAGGTTGCGACAGCACCCCGGTTTTTAGGAACAAAGGTATTTGAGGACTATCCGCTGGAAGACCTGGTGCCTTATATCGATTGGACACCGTTTTTCCATACATGGGAACTTCGGGGCAGTTATCCGAGAATTCTCGAGGATGAGGTAGTTGGCGACGAGGCGAAAAAGCTGTTTGAAGACGCTCAGTTGCTGCTTAGACGCATTGTAGACGAGAAATTGCTGGCTGCTAAGGCGGTAATTGGTTTTTGGCTTGCCAATGCGGTTGGCGATGATATTGTACTGAATGTTGACGGAGAAGAGGTCGTGATCCACACACTTCGTCAGCAGGCCGAGAAAGCAGACGGTCAACCGTACTATGCGTTGTCGGACTTTATTGCACCTAAAAGCACGGGAATACAGGATTATTTCGGGGGCTTTGCACTCACTGCCGGTATTGGCTGCGATGAACTGGTAGCAAGTTTTGAGGCGAATCATGATGACTACAACAGCATCATGGCGAAGGCGCTGGCCGACCGACTGGCTGAGGCTTTTGCAGAGCGTATGCACGAACTGGTGCGCAAGGACTACTGGGGCTATGCAAACGAGGAATCATTCAGCAATGAGGAACTGATCAAAGAAGAATACGTGGGTATCCGCCCTGCACCGGGTTACCCGGCCTGTCCGGAACACACTGAGAAAGGCACATTGTTTAGCCTCCTTGAAGCTGAAAATAAGATTGGCCTTCGGCTCACAGAGAGTTACGCCATGCATCCTACTGCGGCAGTTAGCGGATTTTACTTTGCCCATCCGCAATCGAGGTACTTTGGCCTGGGTAAAATAACCCGCGACCAGGTGGAAGATTATGCGGTGCGAAAAGGCATGACTACCGAAGAAGCAGAGAGATGGCTGGGACCGAACCTGGCGTATTAA
- the metF gene encoding methylenetetrahydrofolate reductase [NAD(P)H] yields MKITDHIKNANGRTLFSFELLPPVKGRSIEEIYKAIDPLMDFKPPFIDVTYHREDYIYKQHDSGLLEKVSYRKRPGTVAICAAIMNRYKVDAVPHLICGGFTKEETENALIDLQFLGIDNVLVLRGDARHGDSSFVPTPGGHAYATELLQQVMDMNSGKYLHEDHSAFKTDFCIGVAGYPEKHFEAPNLKIDFKYLKQKVEMGAEFIVTQMFFDNTKYVDFVKQCRENGIHVPIIPGLKPITSSKQLISLPKIFHIDLPEELTEAVLACKDEKQVKEVGIEWMIHQCKELIKVGAPVLHFYTMSNPEPTRKIAEAVF; encoded by the coding sequence ATGAAAATTACCGACCATATAAAAAACGCAAACGGCAGGACGCTGTTCTCTTTCGAACTGCTCCCACCTGTTAAAGGAAGAAGTATAGAAGAGATATATAAAGCTATTGATCCTTTAATGGATTTTAAGCCGCCCTTTATTGACGTAACTTACCATCGTGAGGACTACATCTACAAGCAGCACGACAGCGGTTTGCTTGAAAAGGTTTCCTATCGCAAACGCCCGGGCACCGTAGCCATCTGCGCAGCGATTATGAACCGTTATAAGGTAGACGCTGTACCTCACCTGATTTGCGGTGGATTTACGAAAGAAGAAACCGAGAATGCGCTGATTGACCTGCAGTTTTTGGGTATCGACAACGTGCTGGTACTAAGAGGTGATGCCCGGCACGGGGATTCCTCGTTCGTACCAACCCCGGGGGGCCATGCCTACGCTACGGAACTGCTTCAGCAGGTGATGGATATGAATAGCGGAAAGTACCTGCATGAAGATCATTCTGCTTTTAAGACAGACTTCTGCATTGGGGTAGCCGGTTATCCGGAAAAGCATTTTGAGGCGCCTAACCTGAAAATAGACTTCAAGTACCTGAAGCAGAAAGTGGAGATGGGTGCAGAGTTTATTGTAACCCAGATGTTTTTTGACAACACCAAATATGTTGATTTCGTAAAACAGTGCCGCGAAAACGGTATTCATGTACCCATTATACCGGGGCTAAAGCCGATCACCTCTTCCAAGCAACTGATCAGCTTACCTAAGATTTTCCATATTGACCTGCCGGAGGAACTCACGGAAGCAGTGTTGGCTTGTAAAGACGAAAAACAGGTGAAAGAGGTTGGCATTGAATGGATGATCCATCAGTGTAAAGAGTTGATTAAAGTTGGTGCGCCGGTTTTGCATTTTTATACCATGAGTAATCCGGAGCCAACCAGAAAAATAGCGGAAGCGGTTTTTTAA
- a CDS encoding META domain-containing protein — translation MKRLAIIAFIFIVSSVGCTTMKPGTISNGGLSALGGTWELVYISGPRIAFNGLYPAKRPSIKFDISEKRFSGNTSCNSFSGTLSADDTTIDFTQPFMMTKMACPGEGEAIFVEMLRKVNRYEITADTALNFMTGDITMMRFNKK, via the coding sequence ATGAAAAGACTGGCGATCATTGCTTTTATTTTTATAGTGAGCTCCGTGGGCTGCACCACCATGAAGCCGGGAACAATCAGTAATGGTGGACTTTCCGCTTTAGGAGGCACCTGGGAGCTGGTTTACATTTCCGGCCCGAGAATCGCCTTCAACGGATTGTATCCGGCGAAACGGCCCAGCATTAAATTCGATATTTCTGAAAAGCGTTTCAGCGGCAATACGAGCTGCAATTCATTTTCCGGGACACTCTCAGCTGATGATACAACTATTGATTTTACACAACCTTTTATGATGACAAAAATGGCCTGCCCGGGTGAAGGAGAGGCCATTTTCGTTGAAATGCTTCGTAAGGTGAACCGTTATGAAATTACTGCCGATACGGCATTAAATTTTATGACGGGAGATATCACGATGATGAGGTTCAATAAGAAATAA
- the thrC gene encoding threonine synthase has protein sequence MKLYSTNNHDLSVDFQTAVFNSMPLDKGLYMPIHIPKLDSAFLDQIDQYSLRDIAFHVASSLLQEAIPASDLRKLIDDAIDFDAPAVKLDEQTYVLELFHGPSLAFKDFGARFMSRVMGYFLKDGEKTLDVLVATSGDTGGAVALGFLGVHNTRVTILYPEGKVSDIQELQLCTNGENIHAISVLGTFDDCQRLVKEAFADEALNNHLRLTSANSINIARLIPQTFYYFYTYAQLKRQGKTNLIFSVPSGNFGNIAAGLLATKMGLPASRFIAATNVNDTVPRFLQTGVYDARPSVQTYANAMDVGAPSNWVRIMDMFDQDVEAIRKLVTSYRFTDEETLKGMDALYEQYSYIACPHTAIAWLAIQEHRKQYISSEQEDAAVFLSTAHACKFPEVFSKEQRANIQVPAQVDGLRQKEKQVTAMAPKFESLKEILISY, from the coding sequence ATGAAATTATACAGTACCAATAATCACGACCTGAGCGTCGATTTCCAAACCGCGGTATTTAATAGTATGCCGCTCGACAAAGGCTTGTACATGCCGATTCATATTCCTAAGCTCGATAGTGCTTTCCTGGATCAGATTGATCAGTACAGTCTGCGCGATATCGCCTTTCATGTAGCCTCTTCACTTCTGCAGGAAGCCATCCCGGCATCGGATCTTAGAAAGCTTATAGATGACGCTATTGATTTTGATGCACCAGCGGTAAAACTTGATGAGCAGACCTATGTGCTGGAGCTTTTTCATGGCCCCTCTCTGGCATTTAAGGATTTTGGCGCCAGGTTCATGAGCCGTGTGATGGGTTATTTTCTTAAGGACGGCGAGAAAACGCTGGATGTTCTGGTCGCCACTTCAGGCGATACGGGCGGAGCAGTGGCGCTGGGTTTCCTGGGCGTTCACAATACCAGGGTAACAATCTTATATCCGGAAGGTAAAGTAAGTGATATACAGGAACTGCAGCTATGTACAAACGGGGAGAATATCCATGCAATATCGGTTCTGGGCACCTTTGATGATTGTCAGCGCCTGGTTAAAGAGGCCTTTGCCGACGAAGCACTGAATAATCATCTAAGGCTTACATCGGCCAATTCCATCAATATAGCAAGACTCATCCCGCAAACGTTCTATTATTTTTATACCTATGCGCAGTTGAAAAGGCAGGGGAAAACGAATCTTATATTCTCTGTCCCAAGCGGCAACTTCGGTAATATCGCAGCAGGCTTGCTCGCCACAAAGATGGGTCTTCCTGCGAGCAGGTTTATCGCGGCTACCAATGTAAATGATACTGTTCCGCGCTTCCTTCAGACCGGCGTTTATGATGCGCGACCATCCGTTCAAACCTATGCCAACGCCATGGACGTAGGTGCACCGAGTAACTGGGTAAGAATTATGGATATGTTTGACCAGGACGTTGAGGCTATTAGAAAGCTGGTTACAAGTTACCGGTTTACCGACGAAGAAACCCTTAAAGGTATGGACGCTTTATATGAGCAATACAGCTATATTGCCTGTCCGCATACCGCGATCGCCTGGTTGGCTATACAGGAGCACCGAAAACAGTATATTTCAAGTGAGCAGGAAGATGCCGCAGTATTTCTTTCCACTGCCCACGCCTGCAAGTTTCCGGAGGTGTTCTCAAAAGAACAACGGGCCAATATCCAGGTGCCAGCTCAGGTCGACGGGCTTAGGCAGAAAGAAAAGCAGGTTACTGCAATGGCTCCAAAGTTTGAGTCTCTGAAAGAAATCCTTATTTCTTATTGA
- a CDS encoding homoserine kinase — protein MKQSVKVFAPATVANVVCGYDVLGFAVNQPGDEVVMRLTGGSGVTISKITGDEGKLPLDPEKNTVSASVQHYLRHIGKPDTGVDIELHKKMPIGSGLGSSSASTVAGLFAINTLFDSQLSNRDLVPFAMKGEELACGYGHADNVAPALMGGFVLIRSYEPLDIISLPFPQGMHAAVVYPEVDVPTKDARQMIRAKVQLKDAVTQWGNVAGLVSGLFMNDYELIGRSMTDVLVEPTRAILIPDFAVMKSMALEAGGIGFGISGSGPSVFALTKDADTARQITQKLQDHLKGLDINSLSFVSEMNKKGPIILD, from the coding sequence ATGAAACAATCTGTAAAAGTTTTCGCTCCCGCTACCGTAGCCAATGTTGTCTGTGGTTACGACGTGCTTGGTTTCGCGGTAAATCAGCCTGGCGACGAAGTCGTGATGCGTCTTACTGGCGGCAGCGGGGTGACCATATCTAAGATCACTGGCGACGAGGGTAAGTTGCCGCTAGATCCCGAGAAGAATACCGTCAGTGCCAGTGTACAGCACTACCTCCGGCATATCGGCAAACCCGACACTGGGGTCGATATTGAACTGCATAAAAAAATGCCGATCGGCAGCGGCCTTGGCTCCAGTTCGGCAAGTACCGTAGCCGGACTCTTTGCAATCAATACCTTGTTTGACAGTCAGCTGAGCAATCGTGACCTCGTGCCTTTCGCCATGAAAGGCGAGGAACTGGCATGTGGTTACGGGCATGCAGACAATGTTGCTCCGGCACTTATGGGCGGCTTCGTGTTGATCCGAAGTTATGAGCCGCTTGATATCATCAGCCTGCCTTTCCCGCAGGGCATGCATGCGGCGGTAGTGTATCCCGAAGTCGACGTACCCACCAAAGACGCAAGGCAAATGATCCGTGCCAAAGTTCAGCTGAAAGACGCGGTAACGCAGTGGGGCAACGTAGCCGGACTTGTCAGCGGACTTTTTATGAACGATTATGAGCTGATCGGAAGGAGTATGACTGATGTGCTCGTGGAGCCTACCCGCGCCATCCTGATCCCGGACTTCGCAGTGATGAAGTCGATGGCCCTGGAAGCAGGCGGTATAGGTTTTGGTATATCCGGATCCGGGCCATCCGTATTCGCGCTTACTAAAGACGCAGATACGGCCCGGCAGATTACACAAAAGCTTCAGGATCATCTAAAAGGACTCGACATCAACAGCCTGTCCTTTGTTTCCGAGATGAACAAAAAAGGACCGATAATACTAGACTAA